The following are encoded together in the Nicotiana tabacum cultivar K326 unplaced genomic scaffold, ASM71507v2 Un00001, whole genome shotgun sequence genome:
- the LOC107807625 gene encoding uncharacterized protein LOC107807625 has product MALSISRRLLRSLNSLGRLGSPLSASDGKGHILGVDVACVESSVFRKDESFFLSCRRYSTSIMTPDSSDGSFPSYLLTKKCVSTPEREIGLHQDLVIPVMNFLNEDKGFMCLAGDVFDVPIRKDIIHRVVRWQLAKRQQGTHSTKTISEVSGTGRKPWRQKGTGRARHGTLRGAQFRGGATMHGPKPRSHAIQLNKKVRRLGLKIALSARAAEGRQLMVFEDLEISSHKTKNIVNYFNQLENTKKLLLVDGGPISEKLKLATQNLHYVNVLPSIGLNVYSILLHDTLVMSRDAVNRIVERMHTPINR; this is encoded by the exons ATGGCTTTGTCCATTTCAAGGAGGCTTTTGCGTTCTCTAAATTCACTTGGTCGCTTGGGTTCTCCACTTTCTGCTTCTGATG GGAAGGGTCATATTCTTGGTGTTGATGTGGCTTGTGTGGAATCTTCTGTCTTCAGAAAG GACGAATCATTCTTCCTCTCTTGTCGAAGATATTCAACTTCCATCATGACCCCTGATTCCAGTGACGGTTCATTTCCTTCATATCTATTAACTAAGAAATGTGTCTCAACTCCAGAGCGTGAGATAG GGCTCCATCAGGACCTGGTCATTCCAGTAATGAACTTTCTTAATGAAGACAAAGGTTTTATGTGTTTGGCTGGGGATGTTTTTGATGTCCCAATTAGGAAAGATATTATTCATCGTGTTGTGAGATGGCAGCTAGCAAAACGACAGCAG GGAACCCATTCAACTAAAACTATTAGTGAAGTTAGTGGGACTGGTAGAAAACCGTGGAGGCAGAAGGGCACAGGACGAGCGAGGCACGGAACACTGCGTGGTGCTCAG TTTCGAGGTGGTGCAACTATGCACGGTCCAAAGCCACGAAGTCACGCAATCCAACTGAATAAGAAGGTCCGGCGCCTAGGATTGAAGATTGCACTATCAGCTCGTGCAGCTGAAGGAAGGCAA CTTATGGTTTTTGAGGATTTAGAGATTTCTTCGCACAAAACAAAAAACATAGTGAACTATTTCAACCAATTGGAGAATACCAAGAAGCTTCTGCTGGTGGATGGTGGCCCAATCAGTGAAAAGCTAAAGTTGGCTACTCAAAATTTACATTATGTCAACGTGTTGCCTTCAATT GGTCTAAATGTGTACAGTATTTTGCTACATGACACGTTAGTCATGTCCCGTGATGCAGTGAATAGGATAGTTGAGAGGATGCATACTCCAATCAATCGCTAA
- the LOC107807626 gene encoding fatty acid amide hydrolase-like, translated as MGKKQVMVPVNEVDLTVVKYVPEKFEAPHLTGFWFKLFVKVMEAPLITSHLKQKNGMTEILKKTVIPEVPMFIP; from the exons ATGGGGAAAAAGCAAGTAATGGTGCCGGTTAATGAAGTAGACCTCACCGTAGTGAAATATGTGCCggaaaaatttgaag CTCCACATTTGACTGGTTTTTGGTTCAAGTTGTTTGTTAAAGTAATGGAGGCACCCTTAATTACCAGTCACCTGAAGCAGAAGAATGGAATGACTGAG ATTCTCAAGAAAACCGTGATCCCGGAGGTGCCCATGTTCATTCCCTAG